A section of the Pyxidicoccus xibeiensis genome encodes:
- the uraD gene encoding 2-oxo-4-hydroxy-4-carboxy-5-ureidoimidazoline decarboxylase, producing MSALERLNKLLVSEARAEMLRCCGSSRWADAMVRARPFRDAEHLFSEAAWLWKQTGPEDWREAMTHHPRIGDVSQLRAKFASTASWSSQEQGGVSGADEAVLQGLAEGNAQYEKRFGFIFLVCATGKSAAEMLELLRERLDNAPDEELRIAAGEQAKITRIRLEKLLAS from the coding sequence ATGAGCGCGCTGGAAAGGCTCAACAAGCTGCTCGTCTCCGAGGCCCGCGCGGAGATGCTGCGCTGCTGCGGCTCCTCGCGCTGGGCGGACGCCATGGTGCGCGCGCGCCCCTTCCGCGACGCGGAGCACCTGTTCTCCGAGGCGGCGTGGCTCTGGAAGCAGACGGGCCCGGAGGACTGGCGCGAGGCGATGACACACCACCCGCGCATCGGCGACGTGTCGCAGCTGCGGGCGAAGTTCGCCTCCACCGCCAGCTGGTCCTCGCAGGAGCAGGGCGGGGTGAGTGGCGCGGACGAGGCGGTGCTCCAGGGGCTGGCCGAGGGCAATGCACAGTACGAGAAGCGCTTCGGCTTCATCTTCCTGGTGTGCGCCACGGGGAAGAGCGCGGCGGAGATGCTGGAGCTGCTGCGCGAGCGGCTGGACAACGCGCCGGACGAGGAGCTGCGCATCGCCGCCGGCGAGCAGGCGAAAATCACCCGCATCCGTCTGGAGAAGCTGCTGGCGTCATGA
- the alc gene encoding allantoicase, with translation MHAPEEGKLRVAFTELIDLAAEHVGGRALLASDEFFAAKENLLKPGRGVFIPGKYTEQGKWMDGWESRRKRVPGHDWCILQLGLPGVVRGVDIDTNHFLGNFPEYASVDALEVEGTPTPETLAQARWTNILTQLRLQGGSRNLFPIASEQRWTHLRLNIFPDGGVARLRVHGEVRPDFERLTRAGGTVDLAAAEHGGTVVACNDAFFGPKDNLILPGRAANMGEGWETRRKRTLPGFDWIVVKLAVPGSVQKVEVDTAHYKGNFPESASLEGCYLREPVVDFANAHHITWTELLPRTKLQADHRHFYESELTAQGPFTHVRLKIFPDGGVSRLRVHGRPA, from the coding sequence ATGCACGCACCCGAGGAAGGGAAGCTGCGCGTTGCCTTCACCGAGCTCATCGACCTGGCCGCCGAGCACGTCGGCGGCCGGGCCCTGCTGGCCAGCGACGAGTTCTTCGCGGCCAAGGAGAACCTCCTGAAGCCCGGCCGGGGCGTCTTCATCCCCGGCAAGTACACCGAGCAGGGCAAGTGGATGGACGGCTGGGAGTCGCGCCGCAAGCGCGTGCCCGGCCATGACTGGTGCATCCTCCAGCTCGGCCTGCCGGGCGTGGTGCGCGGCGTGGACATCGACACCAACCACTTCCTCGGCAACTTCCCCGAGTACGCCTCGGTGGACGCGCTGGAGGTGGAGGGCACGCCCACGCCCGAGACGCTGGCGCAGGCCCGCTGGACGAACATCCTCACGCAGCTGCGGCTGCAGGGCGGCTCGCGCAACCTGTTCCCCATCGCCAGCGAGCAGCGCTGGACGCACCTGCGCCTCAACATCTTCCCGGACGGCGGCGTGGCGCGCTTGCGCGTGCACGGCGAGGTGCGGCCGGACTTCGAGCGCCTCACCCGCGCGGGCGGCACGGTGGACCTGGCGGCGGCGGAGCACGGCGGCACGGTGGTGGCGTGCAACGACGCCTTCTTCGGCCCCAAGGACAACCTCATCCTCCCGGGGCGCGCCGCCAACATGGGCGAGGGCTGGGAGACGCGCCGCAAGCGGACGCTGCCGGGCTTCGACTGGATTGTGGTGAAGCTGGCCGTGCCGGGCTCCGTGCAGAAGGTGGAGGTGGACACCGCGCACTACAAGGGCAACTTCCCCGAGTCGGCGTCCCTCGAGGGCTGCTACCTGCGCGAGCCGGTGGTGGACTTCGCCAACGCGCACCACATCACCTGGACGGAGCTGCTGCCGCGCACGAAGCTGCAGGCGGACCACCGGCACTTCTACGAGTCCGAGCTGACGGCCCAGGGGCCCTTCACCCACGTGCGGCTGAAGATCTTCCCCGACGGCGGCGTCAGCCGGCTGCGCGTCCACGGGCGGCCGGCATGA
- the allB gene encoding allantoinase AllB, with the protein MNAEDFVLRSRRVLTPGGLREAAVVVRDGRVAAVVSPADVPSGLPVTDVGDKVVMPGVVDSHAHINEPGRTEWEGFETATRAAAAGGITTVVDMPLNSLPPTTTLDALLLKARTAWSRCHVDHAFWGGVIPGNAEELEGLIDAGISGFKCFLCPSGVDEFPPATREVLDVAMPVLARRGVPLIVHAELESPVDGGAGANPRTYRGYLESRPKRWEDDAIRMMVELARKHRCRVHIVHLSSADALPVLRDARREGLDVSVETCPHYLSFTAEEIEDGATHFKCAPPIREAENRERLWAGLAQGDIELVVSDHSPCTPALKHLERGDFGAAWGGIASLQLSLPAVWTEARRRGHGLEALARWMCEAPARLVGLYGVKGTLAPGADADLVVFDPEASFTVEGSRLLHRHPLTPYAGRTLNGVVEMTFLRGMKVFERGQELPRPVGRWVRRPVAARVAA; encoded by the coding sequence ATGAACGCAGAGGACTTCGTCCTGCGCAGCCGCCGCGTGCTCACGCCGGGCGGGCTGCGCGAGGCCGCGGTGGTGGTGCGCGACGGCCGGGTGGCCGCGGTGGTGTCCCCCGCGGACGTGCCCTCGGGCCTGCCGGTGACGGACGTGGGCGACAAGGTGGTGATGCCCGGCGTGGTGGACAGCCATGCCCACATCAACGAGCCCGGCCGCACCGAGTGGGAGGGCTTCGAGACGGCCACGCGCGCGGCGGCGGCCGGCGGCATCACCACCGTGGTGGACATGCCGCTCAACTCGCTGCCGCCCACCACCACGCTGGATGCGCTGCTGCTCAAGGCTCGCACCGCCTGGAGCCGCTGCCATGTGGACCATGCCTTCTGGGGCGGCGTCATCCCCGGCAACGCGGAGGAGCTGGAGGGGCTCATCGACGCGGGCATCTCCGGCTTCAAGTGCTTCCTGTGCCCGTCCGGCGTGGACGAGTTTCCCCCCGCCACCCGCGAGGTGCTCGACGTGGCCATGCCCGTGCTGGCCCGCCGGGGCGTGCCGCTCATCGTCCATGCGGAGCTGGAGTCCCCGGTGGACGGCGGCGCGGGCGCCAATCCGCGCACCTACCGGGGGTACCTCGAGTCGCGGCCGAAGCGCTGGGAGGACGATGCCATCCGGATGATGGTGGAGCTGGCGCGCAAGCACCGCTGCCGTGTGCACATCGTCCACCTGTCCTCGGCGGACGCGCTGCCGGTGCTGCGCGACGCGCGGCGCGAGGGCCTGGACGTGTCGGTGGAGACGTGCCCTCACTACCTGTCCTTCACGGCGGAGGAAATCGAGGACGGCGCCACCCACTTCAAGTGCGCGCCCCCCATCCGCGAGGCGGAGAACCGCGAGCGGCTGTGGGCCGGGCTGGCCCAGGGCGACATCGAGCTGGTGGTGTCGGACCACTCGCCCTGCACGCCCGCGCTGAAGCACCTGGAGCGCGGGGACTTCGGCGCGGCGTGGGGCGGGATTGCCTCGCTGCAGCTCAGCCTGCCGGCGGTGTGGACGGAGGCGCGGCGGCGGGGGCACGGGCTGGAGGCGCTGGCGCGCTGGATGTGCGAGGCCCCGGCGCGGCTGGTGGGGCTGTACGGCGTGAAGGGCACGCTGGCGCCCGGCGCGGACGCGGACCTGGTCGTCTTCGACCCGGAGGCTTCCTTCACCGTGGAGGGCTCGCGCCTGCTACACCGGCATCCGTTGACGCCCTACGCGGGCCGGACACTGAACGGCGTGGTGGAGATGACGTTCCTGCGAGGGATGAAGGTCTTCGAGCGCGGCCAGGAGCTGCCGCGCCCGGTTGGACGCTGGGTGCGCCGCCCCGTCGCGGCGCGCGTCGCTGCCTGA
- a CDS encoding FAD/NAD(P)-binding protein: MRIPARGPELPSSPGLASLEDAIRRDLERLEYPRRPWVLPRCTRDGQKVLDVLVIGGGQSGLTAAFGLMRERVTNLLVVDDGEPDLAGPWKTFARMHTLRTPKHLTGPDHNLPNLCFQSWYEALHGADSWQAVERIPKELWADYLNWYRRTLDIPVRCRTRVGALRWSAEEECFVAPLLHTREGDAGVVYARKVVLATGIDGSGRWEVPSVVANLPRELYAHTRDAIDFEALRGKSIGVLGAGASAFDNAAVALEHGAAEVRLFYRRKSLPNVNPYRWAEFVGFLKHHADLPDADRWRFIHRIMEMGQLPPADTFRRARDYPQFHLHGGSPWLSAEAVGGRARITTPGGQFTFDKLIVGSGTVTDLSLRPELALLHEDIALWKDRYTPPPGQEHADLSRHPYLGAHFELQEKHPGRAPHLGSIFNFTFGCLLSLGFGGASISGMKYGLPRLVSGVTRQLYLDDRDAFFESLERYDEKEFES; this comes from the coding sequence ATGCGCATCCCCGCCCGTGGTCCCGAGCTGCCGTCCTCTCCCGGCCTCGCCTCGCTGGAGGACGCAATCCGGCGGGATTTGGAGCGGCTGGAGTACCCCCGCCGCCCCTGGGTGCTGCCGCGCTGCACGCGCGACGGGCAGAAGGTCCTGGACGTGCTCGTCATCGGCGGCGGGCAGAGCGGGCTCACCGCCGCCTTCGGGCTGATGCGCGAGCGCGTCACGAATCTGCTGGTGGTGGACGACGGCGAGCCGGACCTGGCCGGGCCCTGGAAGACCTTCGCGCGCATGCACACGCTGCGCACGCCCAAGCACCTCACCGGCCCGGACCACAACCTCCCCAACCTCTGCTTCCAGTCCTGGTACGAGGCCCTGCACGGCGCGGACTCGTGGCAGGCCGTAGAGCGCATCCCCAAGGAGCTGTGGGCGGACTACCTCAACTGGTACCGCCGCACGCTCGACATCCCCGTGCGCTGCCGCACCCGTGTCGGGGCGCTCCGGTGGAGCGCGGAGGAGGAGTGCTTCGTCGCGCCCCTCCTGCACACGCGCGAGGGTGACGCCGGGGTGGTGTACGCGCGCAAGGTGGTGCTGGCCACCGGCATCGACGGCTCGGGCCGCTGGGAGGTGCCGTCCGTGGTGGCCAACCTGCCGCGCGAGCTGTACGCCCACACGCGGGACGCCATCGACTTCGAGGCGCTGCGGGGAAAGAGCATCGGCGTGCTGGGCGCGGGCGCGTCCGCCTTCGACAACGCGGCGGTGGCGCTGGAGCATGGCGCCGCCGAGGTGCGCCTGTTCTACCGCCGCAAGTCGCTGCCCAACGTCAACCCGTACCGCTGGGCGGAGTTCGTCGGCTTCCTCAAGCACCACGCGGACCTGCCGGACGCGGACCGGTGGCGCTTCATCCACCGCATCATGGAGATGGGGCAGCTGCCGCCCGCGGACACCTTCCGCCGCGCCCGGGACTACCCCCAGTTCCACCTGCACGGCGGCAGCCCTTGGCTGTCCGCGGAGGCCGTGGGCGGCCGGGCGCGCATCACCACGCCGGGCGGGCAGTTCACCTTCGACAAGCTCATCGTCGGCAGCGGCACGGTGACGGACCTGTCGCTGCGCCCGGAGCTGGCGCTGCTGCACGAGGACATCGCCCTGTGGAAGGACCGCTACACCCCGCCCCCGGGCCAGGAGCACGCGGACCTGTCGCGCCACCCGTACCTGGGCGCCCACTTCGAGCTGCAGGAGAAGCACCCGGGCCGCGCGCCGCACCTCGGCTCCATCTTCAACTTCACCTTCGGCTGCCTGCTGTCGTTGGGCTTCGGCGGCGCCAGCATCTCCGGCATGAAGTACGGCCTGCCCCGGCTCGTGTCCGGGGTGACGCGGCAGCTCTACCTGGATGACCGGGACGCCTTCTTCGAGTCCCTGGAACGCTACGACGAGAAGGAATTCGAATCATGA
- the pruA gene encoding L-glutamate gamma-semialdehyde dehydrogenase — protein MINAHTRVPPPKNEPVLSHAPGSPERRELQATLKRMSGEQLDIPIIIGGKHLRTGKTDTVRMPHKHSHVLATLHEADGSHVEQAIQTAMSVKDDWARMPFQSRAAIFLRAAELLATRYRPIINAATMLGQSKTAHQAEIDATCEAVDFLRYNVHFAEQLLSMQPENAPQTWNMSDYRPLDGFVLAVAPFNFTSIALNLATAPALMGNVVLFKPSSTAALSAWYIMELLREAGLPDGVINMLPGDGPTVGNPAMASPHLGGIHFTGSTPTFNAMWRTVGENISKYKQYPRLVGETGGKDFIVAHASAADDLEALAVAIVRGGFEYQGQKCSAASRVFIPESLWPKLKPRLQALTADIRMGDVTDFRNFMGAVIDEKSFKRTSSYIELAKNDAQASIVAGGTVESKDGWFVKPTLVQLNDPRHRILREEIFAPVVGIHVYPDAKYEETLREVDQAASYALTGAVFARDRKAIDTALRELRHAAGNFYINDKPTGAVVGQQPFGGGRASGTNDKAGSLLNLIRWTSPRTIKETFVPPVKVPYPFMDSDPNEGAI, from the coding sequence GTGATCAACGCCCATACCCGCGTCCCGCCGCCGAAGAACGAGCCCGTCCTCTCGCACGCGCCCGGCTCGCCCGAGCGCCGTGAGCTGCAGGCCACGCTCAAGCGCATGAGCGGCGAGCAGCTCGACATCCCCATCATCATCGGCGGCAAGCACCTCCGCACCGGCAAGACGGACACGGTGCGCATGCCGCACAAGCACTCGCACGTGCTGGCCACGCTGCACGAGGCCGACGGCAGCCACGTGGAGCAGGCCATCCAGACCGCCATGTCCGTGAAGGACGACTGGGCGCGGATGCCCTTCCAGTCGCGCGCGGCCATCTTCCTGCGCGCCGCGGAGCTGCTGGCCACGCGCTACCGGCCCATCATCAACGCGGCCACCATGCTGGGTCAGTCCAAGACGGCCCACCAGGCGGAGATCGACGCCACGTGCGAGGCGGTGGACTTCCTGCGCTACAACGTCCACTTCGCCGAGCAGCTGCTCTCCATGCAGCCGGAGAACGCGCCGCAGACGTGGAACATGTCGGACTACCGCCCGCTGGACGGCTTCGTCCTCGCGGTGGCGCCGTTCAACTTCACGTCCATTGCCCTCAACCTGGCCACGGCGCCGGCGCTGATGGGCAACGTGGTGCTCTTCAAGCCGTCGTCCACGGCGGCCCTGAGCGCCTGGTACATCATGGAGCTGCTGCGCGAGGCGGGCCTGCCCGACGGCGTCATCAACATGCTCCCCGGCGACGGCCCCACGGTGGGCAACCCGGCCATGGCCAGCCCGCACCTGGGCGGCATCCACTTCACCGGCTCCACGCCCACGTTCAACGCGATGTGGCGGACGGTGGGTGAGAATATCTCCAAGTACAAGCAGTACCCCCGGCTGGTGGGTGAGACGGGCGGCAAGGACTTCATCGTCGCCCACGCGTCCGCAGCGGATGACCTGGAGGCGCTCGCGGTGGCCATCGTCCGCGGCGGCTTCGAGTACCAGGGCCAGAAGTGCTCCGCGGCCAGCCGCGTCTTCATCCCCGAGTCGCTGTGGCCGAAGCTCAAGCCCCGCCTCCAGGCGCTCACCGCGGACATCCGCATGGGCGACGTGACGGACTTCCGCAACTTCATGGGCGCCGTCATCGACGAGAAGTCCTTCAAGCGGACGTCCTCGTATATCGAGCTGGCGAAGAACGACGCGCAGGCCAGCATCGTGGCCGGCGGCACCGTGGAGTCCAAGGACGGCTGGTTCGTGAAGCCCACGCTGGTGCAGCTCAACGACCCGCGCCACCGCATCCTGCGCGAGGAGATCTTCGCTCCGGTGGTGGGCATCCACGTCTACCCGGACGCGAAGTACGAGGAGACGCTGCGCGAGGTGGACCAGGCGGCGTCCTACGCCCTCACCGGCGCGGTGTTCGCGCGGGACAGGAAGGCCATCGACACGGCGCTGCGCGAACTGCGCCACGCGGCGGGCAACTTCTACATCAACGACAAGCCCACGGGCGCGGTGGTGGGCCAGCAGCCCTTCGGCGGTGGCCGTGCATCCGGCACCAACGACAAGGCGGGCTCGCTGCTCAACCTCATCCGCTGGACGAGCCCCCGCACCATCAAGGAGACCTTCGTCCCGCCCGTGAAGGTGCCCTACCCCTTCATGGACAGCGACCCGAACGAAGGCGCCATCTGA
- a CDS encoding aldose epimerase family protein, which produces MSGPFPGIAGLDTYALVDGGSRVEVIPSRGALVTRMTVEGDEVLYLDEATVADPAKNVRGGIPVLFPIAGALPGDTFPEGRQSYTLPQHGFARRLPWQVRQAEDSLLVVGLTSSEQTLRQFPWAFDAQLAFSLVGTRLTLDFDVENRDNRPLPLHLGFHPYFRVPDAAKARAGVTTQATHAWDNRLKREVPFTGWDFTVDELDLHLRDHKDAGTKLERGPGLRPVHLSWSPEYRLMVVWTLKGKDFICVEPWTAAAGALATGEGLLHVQPGERASLAFDIEV; this is translated from the coding sequence ATGAGCGGCCCGTTCCCTGGCATCGCCGGTCTGGACACGTACGCGCTGGTGGACGGCGGCAGCCGCGTGGAGGTCATCCCCTCGCGCGGCGCCCTCGTCACGCGGATGACGGTGGAAGGCGACGAGGTGCTCTACCTCGACGAGGCCACCGTCGCCGACCCGGCGAAGAACGTGCGCGGTGGGATTCCGGTGCTGTTCCCCATCGCGGGGGCGCTGCCGGGGGACACGTTTCCGGAGGGCCGCCAGTCGTACACGCTGCCGCAGCACGGCTTCGCGCGGCGGCTGCCGTGGCAGGTGCGGCAGGCGGAGGATTCCCTGCTGGTGGTGGGCCTCACGTCCAGCGAGCAGACGCTGCGCCAGTTCCCCTGGGCGTTCGACGCGCAGCTCGCCTTCTCGCTGGTGGGCACACGGCTGACGTTGGACTTCGACGTGGAGAACCGCGACAACCGGCCACTGCCGCTGCACCTGGGTTTCCACCCCTACTTCCGGGTGCCGGACGCCGCGAAGGCTCGGGCGGGCGTGACGACGCAGGCCACGCACGCGTGGGACAACCGCCTCAAGCGGGAGGTGCCCTTCACCGGGTGGGACTTCACCGTGGACGAGCTGGACCTGCACCTGAGGGACCACAAGGACGCGGGCACGAAGCTGGAGCGCGGGCCGGGGCTGCGGCCGGTGCACCTGTCGTGGAGCCCGGAGTACCGGCTGATGGTGGTGTGGACGCTGAAGGGCAAGGACTTCATCTGCGTGGAGCCCTGGACGGCGGCCGCGGGCGCGCTGGCTACCGGAGAGGGGCTGCTGCACGTGCAGCCCGGTGAGCGGGCCTCGCTCGCCTTCGACATCGAGGTCTGA
- a CDS encoding cytochrome P450: MSGRVNLLLPEVRANPYPTYAELRRSPVCQVDPGGYWVLTRHDDVVAAFKNPQVFSNIGMRVATKPAWLGHNPFADSMIGMDPPNHGRLRSLVNRAFGPSALARLEPRVRAFADSIVARLPEGTPVDFVDAFSLPLPASVIGELIGLDPTQHHLFKRWADDLTSISAIGPRPERETPRMEEIRATVKETEQYMGRVLASRRVEPRDDLVTDLINARVDGESLTDTELMNFMFLLLVAGLETTIHLMSHSVRVLMERPDVLERLRADRSRIPRFLEEVLRYEPPVQAIMRVTTGDTEIRGVTIPKGSPVALMMGAANRDETHFAGADAFDMDREGTNNLPFGHGIHFCLGAPLARLEARLGLEALLTRFARLTPAGPLKWNQSMTVRGPVSMPVVAYAE; this comes from the coding sequence ATGAGCGGACGTGTGAATCTGTTGCTGCCCGAGGTGCGGGCCAATCCCTATCCGACCTATGCCGAGCTGCGGCGCTCCCCCGTGTGCCAGGTGGACCCGGGCGGCTACTGGGTGCTCACCCGGCATGACGACGTGGTGGCGGCCTTCAAGAACCCGCAGGTGTTCTCCAACATCGGCATGCGCGTGGCGACCAAGCCGGCGTGGCTGGGGCACAACCCCTTCGCGGACTCGATGATTGGCATGGACCCGCCGAACCATGGCCGGTTGAGGAGCCTGGTCAACCGCGCCTTCGGCCCGTCCGCGCTGGCCCGCCTGGAGCCGCGCGTGCGCGCCTTCGCGGACTCCATCGTCGCCCGCCTCCCCGAGGGCACTCCGGTGGACTTCGTGGATGCCTTCAGCCTGCCGCTGCCCGCCAGCGTCATCGGCGAGCTCATCGGCCTGGACCCCACGCAGCACCACCTCTTCAAGCGCTGGGCGGACGACCTCACGAGCATCTCCGCCATCGGCCCGAGGCCCGAGCGGGAGACGCCGCGCATGGAGGAGATTCGCGCCACGGTGAAGGAGACGGAGCAGTACATGGGGCGCGTGCTGGCCAGTCGCCGCGTCGAGCCTCGCGATGACCTGGTGACGGACCTCATCAATGCCCGCGTGGACGGGGAGTCCCTCACCGACACCGAGCTGATGAACTTCATGTTCCTGCTGCTGGTGGCCGGGCTGGAGACCACCATCCACCTGATGAGCCACTCGGTCCGCGTGCTGATGGAGCGCCCGGACGTGCTGGAGCGCCTGCGCGCGGACCGCTCGCGGATTCCGCGCTTCCTGGAGGAGGTGCTGCGCTACGAGCCGCCGGTGCAGGCCATCATGCGCGTCACCACCGGCGATACGGAGATTCGCGGCGTGACGATTCCGAAGGGCTCCCCCGTGGCGCTGATGATGGGCGCAGCCAACCGGGACGAGACGCACTTCGCCGGAGCGGACGCCTTCGACATGGACCGCGAGGGCACCAACAACCTGCCCTTCGGGCACGGCATCCACTTCTGCCTGGGAGCTCCGCTCGCGCGGCTGGAGGCGCGGCTCGGCCTGGAGGCCCTGCTGACGCGCTTCGCCCGCCTCACCCCGGCCGGGCCGCTGAAGTGGAACCAGTCGATGACCGTGCGCGGGCCGGTGAGCATGCCCGTGGTGGCCTACGCGGAGTGA
- a CDS encoding LysR family transcriptional regulator: MNAIQDSARLARLDLNLFRVFDVVLRERNLTRAAEVLFLSQSAVSHALARLRDQLGEPLFVREGRGVAPTPFAERLAPEIREALALFEGAIHRTRGFDAGRDVGHFTVAMSDMLEPSILPALVARFRERAPDARVSSVRLDRARLERDLASGRLDLAIDVEQQTGADLRHTSLLQDTFCVVSRRRRKLDVGAYMAARHVTVSSRRTGLAVEDLVLSRLGYQRDVTVRCRHYEAAFHIVSSSDLLLTMARRRAEALHALLGNHLLPMPLALPPLELHLYWHRQVDSEPRSRWLRSELLSLTGSLLRAR, from the coding sequence ATGAATGCGATTCAGGATTCGGCCCGGCTGGCCCGGCTCGACCTCAACCTGTTCCGGGTCTTCGACGTCGTCCTCCGGGAGCGGAACCTGACGCGTGCGGCGGAGGTCCTCTTCCTCAGTCAGTCGGCGGTGAGCCATGCGCTGGCCCGCCTGAGGGACCAACTGGGCGAGCCCCTGTTCGTCCGGGAGGGCAGGGGCGTGGCGCCCACCCCGTTCGCCGAGCGGCTGGCCCCGGAGATTCGCGAGGCGCTCGCCCTGTTCGAAGGGGCCATCCACCGCACCCGCGGCTTCGACGCCGGGCGCGACGTGGGCCACTTCACCGTGGCGATGAGCGACATGCTGGAGCCGTCCATCCTCCCGGCGCTGGTGGCGCGCTTCCGGGAGCGCGCGCCGGACGCGCGGGTCAGCAGCGTCCGGTTGGACCGGGCCCGGCTGGAGCGGGACCTCGCGTCGGGGCGGCTGGACCTGGCCATCGACGTGGAGCAGCAGACAGGCGCCGACCTGCGGCACACCTCGCTGCTCCAGGACACCTTCTGCGTGGTGAGCCGACGGCGGCGCAAGCTGGACGTGGGGGCGTACATGGCCGCCCGGCACGTCACCGTGTCCTCGCGCCGCACGGGCCTGGCGGTGGAGGACCTGGTGCTCAGCCGCCTGGGCTATCAGCGCGACGTCACCGTGCGGTGCCGGCACTACGAGGCCGCGTTCCACATCGTCTCCAGCTCCGACCTGCTGCTCACGATGGCCCGGCGCCGCGCGGAGGCGCTCCATGCGCTCCTGGGCAACCACCTGCTGCCCATGCCGCTGGCGCTGCCGCCGCTGGAGCTCCACCTCTACTGGCACCGGCAGGTGGACAGCGAGCCGCGAAGCCGATGGCTGCGCTCGGAGTTGCTGTCGCTCACGGGCTCACTGCTGCGTGCAAGGTAG
- a CDS encoding acyl-CoA dehydrogenase family protein, producing the protein MDFEPSARTKDYLERIKRFMREHIEPVEPRYQEEVHATCKGGDWTTWKVPSVMVELKARAKAEGLWNLFLPDEKLGAGLSVLEYAPLAEEMGRSFMAPEVFNCSAPDTGNMEVLTKYGSKEQQERWLKPLLAGEIRSVFCMTEPEVASSDATNMQATAVVDGKDIILNGSKWWSSGLGHPNAKVIIFMARTPDTGGDRHHQHSMVLVPTDAPGVSIRRMLPVFGDYDAPHGHGEVSFENVRVPLSNIISGPGMGFEIAQGRLGPGRIHHCMRCIGAAERALELMIDRGMKRTAFGKQLLNLGGNRERVAEARVAIDQARLLTLYAAWKMDEVGALGAMTEISAIKVAAPSVLQKVVDDAIQIHGGAGVSQDTMLSGFFAQARTLRLADGPDEVHKGLIARIELSKRGFSRS; encoded by the coding sequence ATGGACTTCGAGCCGAGCGCCAGAACCAAGGACTACCTGGAGCGCATCAAGCGGTTCATGCGCGAGCACATCGAGCCGGTGGAGCCTCGCTACCAGGAGGAGGTCCACGCCACCTGCAAGGGCGGCGACTGGACGACGTGGAAGGTGCCCTCGGTGATGGTGGAGCTGAAGGCCCGCGCGAAGGCGGAAGGGCTGTGGAACCTCTTCCTCCCCGACGAGAAGCTCGGCGCCGGCCTCAGCGTGCTCGAGTACGCGCCCCTCGCCGAGGAGATGGGCCGCAGCTTCATGGCCCCCGAGGTCTTCAACTGCAGCGCCCCGGACACCGGCAACATGGAGGTGCTCACGAAGTACGGCTCCAAGGAGCAGCAGGAGCGCTGGCTCAAGCCGCTGCTGGCCGGTGAAATCCGCTCGGTCTTCTGCATGACGGAGCCCGAGGTGGCCTCCTCGGACGCCACCAACATGCAGGCCACGGCCGTCGTCGACGGGAAGGACATCATCCTCAACGGCAGCAAGTGGTGGTCCAGCGGCCTGGGACACCCGAACGCGAAGGTCATCATCTTCATGGCCCGCACGCCCGACACCGGGGGCGACCGCCACCACCAGCACTCCATGGTCCTGGTGCCCACGGACGCGCCCGGGGTGAGCATCCGCCGGATGCTGCCCGTGTTCGGCGACTACGACGCGCCTCACGGCCACGGCGAGGTGTCCTTCGAGAACGTGCGCGTGCCGCTCTCCAACATCATCTCCGGCCCAGGCATGGGCTTCGAGATTGCCCAGGGCCGGCTCGGCCCCGGCCGCATCCACCACTGCATGCGCTGCATCGGCGCGGCGGAGCGGGCGCTGGAGCTGATGATTGACCGGGGCATGAAGCGCACCGCCTTCGGCAAGCAGCTGCTCAACCTGGGCGGCAACCGTGAGCGCGTCGCCGAGGCGCGCGTGGCCATCGACCAGGCGCGGCTCCTGACGCTCTACGCCGCCTGGAAGATGGACGAGGTCGGCGCCCTGGGGGCGATGACCGAGATTTCCGCCATCAAGGTCGCCGCGCCCAGCGTGCTCCAGAAGGTGGTGGACGACGCCATCCAGATTCACGGCGGCGCGGGCGTGTCCCAGGACACGATGCTGTCGGGCTTCTTCGCCCAGGCGCGCACCCTGCGCCTCGCGGACGGCCCGGACGAGGTGCACAAGGGGCTCATCGCCCGTATCGAGCTGTCCAAGCGCGGCTTCTCCCGGAGCTGA